CCTTAAAACATTATGGTGGACACTAACAAAAGACTAAACTTACTCAAAGCTGagtctttctttgttttatatataacgATTTTTGCGGGGCAGCAAGAGTGACGTTCCTAGGCGTTCAAACCGTCGTattagggcctgactggttcaaacgcagcggttgcggttgcggttgcgggagtttgtggatgcgggcggttgcggtttctagcggttttaagagatttgtacgactggtactgcggttaaaaatttgtgcgtttgcgggtgacttatgactggttaactaccaaatgcggtaacagtcaaataataaattaacaatatttacatttaatataattataaaaatatcaaaaatcataaaattataataaatataaaatttatatttagaaagttataattttaatttttgaaaatttattgaaattgtttttattataaaattttataatattaattaaaataaaatagatatattttaatattttcataattttaattttaaattttttattaaatatttatttctttgtatatatattgttttaaaaaaaagaaaaaaattttaccctcccgcaaccgcccgcaaccgcaaacgctagctggagccagcttttgaatttatgagattcggagcggtttgaagcggtttagggcgatttgagtgattgttgcaaaccgccgacaaccgctaccgaccgcaaaagctgcgtttgcgggtggtagcgggaaaaccaatcGCCACCTTAGTTGTTCCAGATTGGCCAACACTAAACTGAAACGAAGAAACAGCGGTTGCGGGGTCTGATTATATTCATTGAAACATTTGAAACAACATTCTGATTATATAACTAGTGGCGTTTCAAAAGATTGTGATTTTGAGGAGTAGAAAGTTTGCTATATATTAGACAAAAATCATTTAGATTATTTagaagtttcacaaataaaacaatcctggtataaaatatgttttggtGATATATATGATACACTAGGTTAAGAGcgcggaatgaacattatatataaaaattattttatatattatatgtttataacatattataaaataataaatatatattgaataattaaaaagttattatctactacttatataattaaattggtgtgaacatataaataaaaattgaaaaaatattttttctatttgatatgatatataattaaatttaaatgatagtaacatatatatgatattttaatactaatatttattagatgatgctttttgctcatatttttttatcatttgtatttgttatagcaaaaagtctaaattagtgataacaaaattttcactatgggattaatggtttaagtaatttataatatttaaaaaattaagttgtcaatatttttcaaattttttatcaaaaaaatgttcaaagtaaatttcaaaattaagatatttatgtatttttatatggcatatagttaaatttaaaatgatgcatataattatatatcttttatttttgatacttattaaatgagactttcaacttatattattttttaattatttgtatcatgtcataacaaaagttttaaatattgacaaaatttattttaatagcttaaaattaaacaaatataattataatacacacttatttttatcaaatttttattattcaaaatcattaattatcatatatactttagccacattaggcaattctgtaatcttatttaaggaaataatgaagcgcATTTATAATGTATTTATCATGGTTTAGTAAAaagtttattgtatatttagatgaaccaacatatttctctaaggattttAAGAATTATTATAGtaatgacacgtggctacaaaaaatgttgcaatgtttttcaaataatatataggggatatatagGAACatctactatatattgatgttaTAGTTAGAGAAAATCCAGCTTTATAACAACTTCTCCATTAGAAGATCACCAAAATTTTAGTGACTTGTTggataataacatattttaaaatgtatctGATAACAATTTCTTAAGTTATCCCtcttgttttattaaattatttcaaTCGAACATAGCGTCTTGTCTCTCGTTAAAAAGTCCAAGGGAGAGATTTACACTGCTTCTACGATGGCGGTTTAGATTAAAGAACCAAACCATCTCTAATGGTAGCGTTCTTCAACACAACGGTTATGCCTGATCTTATGTAAAACCCTTCCTCTGGCCTATCTCCTTCTTCCACGCCCTGCAACACAGAGAacgttttgagaaaaaaaagtcCATCGAATATTATTAACAAAAgatttatgagaacaagatatatatacatctgCATTCGCTATGACCACGTTCTTCCCGATCTTGGCGTTCTTGTCAATGATACAGTTCCTGCATTTACACAATACAACACTAGTAAGACAATGAATGGCTACAACAGAGGACTCTGCTTTGTTTGGAATCAGATACCTGATCTTGGTGTTCTCGCCTACACCTATAGGGACTTTCCCTTCCGCCAATAGAGACGCGATTTCAGCTTCTGTCTGGTAGAAATCTGCTCCCATCATCATTGTATCCTGAAGCTCTACTCCAGACTCTACACGTGATCGTATTCCCACAATAGAGTGCTGCACACTGCACTCCCTCAAGAAACACCCATGTGAAACTATGGAGTCGAGTATCTGCAATTCAAGAAATAAGCTAGGATCGATGAATATTATAATCAACTGTAACAACGGTGTACGTAGATTCAAGAACCGTACCCTGCATTTATCAACTTTGGTAGGTGGCAAGAACCGTGGAGATGTGAAGAAGGGAGTTTTCGGATCGTAAAACTGGAACTTAGGAGGCTGCCAGAAACAGAGATAAACGGTGTGATTAGATTTTTCACCACGTCACCAAACTGTTCTTGTAGGTAAGAATAAGAATCACCTGTTCGGTGAGAGCTAAGTTGGCATCAAAGAATGATCCTATAGTTCCAATATCCTCCCAATAGTCGTTGAACAAAAATGCCTAgccaacaaaataaaacaaaggtCAGAGAGGAAGCACATATACTGAATGATATGATATGCTAAAGAAAAAATGACATGAAACCTGGACGTTGTGCTCTTTCACGGCCAACGGGATGATCTCAGAACCAAAGTCGTTGGATGTAGGATAACTCGATCTTAGAAGATTTAGCAAAACCTCTTTTCTAAACACATAAACTCCCATCGATGCAATGTATGGGAGCTCTGCAGCTTCTTTTGGTGGCAGACCAAGAACTGTAGTGTCAACTTGCTGAAAACAAACAATCAAGAAAGTTAGTTGAGTTAAACTTGCATTAACGAACGTTTTGACAAAAACATAAGAAGTCATTACCATTGCCTTTAAGTCATCTCCCTTTGGTTTCTCCGAGAACTGGACGATTTGTCCAGACTCGTCAATTTTAAGCAGGCCATAATCCGAAGCACGGCTATGAATAAAAGGAATCAATCATCAAACAAAAAGTGAAGCACATAAACAAGGGTAATGATCCTCAGACACACCTCTCATCCATGGGAAGACAAGAAACTGTGATATCAGCATTTGACTCAATGTGCTTCTGCAAAAACCAAACAATAAATGAAACAAACGTTCACATGAAGCTCAGCGATGAGAAGAACAAAAACTAACCTGCACAAAGTTCATGTAATCCATCCGATAGAGATGATCACCAGACAAGATCAAGACATGTTCCACATTCTTTGTCTTGGCATCCTGCATAAACACACCACCAAGTTATGTTTCTCTTGCAACGACAAGAACACTAACTATGAGAATAAAAGGAGACAGTAATGAGTACCTCAAAGACCCATATAAACTGCCTAACAGCATCAGCAGTTCCCTGAAACCATTTCTTTCCTGCATCTCCGGAAGTTTGGGTTGCAGCAAGAACCTAACCAAGAGAAAAATCAACATGcaggaatataaaataaatgtatgGTGTGGGGAGGGGCAATGCTATCTTCTCACCTCAACAAAACCATCACCGAAGTTGACTCCATTGCCAAAGTTGTAAGTGCGAGAAAGGTGGCGATTGAGAGAGAATGAGTTGAACTGAGTTAAGATGAAGATCTTCCTAATACCGCTGTTGATGCAATTGCTCATTGGTATATCTATCAGCCTGTAACACCCTCCAATTGGCACCGCAGGTTTAGCTCTCTTGCTTGTAAGAGGGAACAAGCGAGTCCCAGCACCGCCACCTAGTATGATAGATGCCACATTCTTTGGGTCTGCTCTTGGAGTTCTCAACAGAGGCTCCTGAAAAATGCATTCTGTATATATCAAAACAGCACTTGGAAGTAACAAAAAGCTACTTGGGAAGACTAGAAGCTGTAAAACTATATATTCTTATTAAATTCACCAAACcagacaaaaagaagaaaacttgATTGATGAGAGTTCGATTCTCTTACCcaaccaaaacataaaaaaaaaacacagtatGCTTATAAACTAACAATAGCTATAATCTGCTACATTGAGTCCTATGCTAGTTATAGTAGACCTGCAGCTAAACTATGAGCAGCTGATGAACTTTCTCAAGTAAACCCACTGTGTGTTGGCTTATCATCAGTAGTCTTAGCTTCTAAATAAGCCATCGATCTAATATTCAACAGACACTGACACTTACTCACAGCAATTCTTAATAGCAAAAGAAGTCATTTTCAACACAGTCCAAATCACATTCCAGCTAAAACTAGACAGAAAATCGAAGTTATCAGATGCAGCCGTATAAAAATTCACCAGTAGAGCTTACTTGAGTTCATTTCCAAGCAAAACATAAACTAAATCCACTGAAAGACTTCTCAATAAGTTTTCTCGTGAACAATTGCAAATGTGTGAAAACATACATGAGACTCTTGATCAACAGATGGGGTGAGAACAGAGCGAATGAGCCTTGTCTGAATCTTCTGAGGTCCACCACTCTGTGCCTTCAGATGATTAGCCTTGACAACCTCCGCTCCCCAGAAGGAACTATCTCTTCCAGAGTCAGAAACAACCTTTCTGTTCAGACCAAAGGGACTACTACTAGTACACTGAAGCTTCATCATGGCCGCCATATTTGCAGAACAACCTAGCTTCTACCTGTGTAAGTACTATTTGAAAACTCAAAAGGGAATTGAAGGAAAAGAAGCTTAGATGAGAAACTAAAAAAAGATGAGCTTTAGAAAATACCCAGATCgaaaaatggaaactttcaGACACAGAGATTCGATTGTACGGTGTTTAAAGCGAAGACAATCGAGAAGTCGACTAGTTTAAAGTTCTCTCTCTCAAGTGGAGTGTGatcttttttaactttttaggCACAAGAGAAACGGAAAAGTGACAAGAGATCAAAGAGAGTAACAGTGTGATCCTCGTGAATCATCTGACGACAACACCGCCAATCCCTCAGATTTTTCTtaagcaattaaaaaaaaagaaatactaaATCTTAAGGGTTTTGAAAACGGTGCCCGCTTTTAGCTGAAAAAAGTAGTAATCTCTAAGGGTATTATTGGAAATTAACAGCACTTAGCCTGAAACAGAAATGTCAATGGAATAAGTAAATGataatcctactatataaaatggACTAAATTCAAGACTTTTGaaactatccacctcagccaaaatattctcatccaaaaagaattaaaaataaatatcatttagaagataattaactaatataaaacttttgatatttctaaaaatttcaaatttgtaactgctaatttattaatagaatgtttaataaatatagaaaatagtttaataattacaaaaaatagttttaataaataaaaaatataagtaaaaaattataatacttaccgcaaactgatgAAACTACAAATGCTGCTTCTCGGTAGGAAAGTCAGtaaaagtcggatgtcccttgtcttGGGCCGaatacatcatacggttgatccatgcgctgatcccgttcccggatcggttgaacctaataaaaagaacaaattattaataatgaataaaattttaaagaaaaaaataaaagtttaattaccatgtttgaccctg
The nucleotide sequence above comes from Brassica napus cultivar Da-Ae chromosome A9, Da-Ae, whole genome shotgun sequence. Encoded proteins:
- the LOC106367311 gene encoding glucose-1-phosphate adenylyltransferase large subunit 2, chloroplastic isoform X1 — its product is MAAMMKLQCTSSSPFGLNRKVVSDSGRDSSFWGAEVVKANHLKAQSGGPQKIQTRLIRSVLTPSVDQESHEPLLRTPRADPKNVASIILGGGAGTRLFPLTSKRAKPAVPIGGCYRLIDIPMSNCINSGIRKIFILTQFNSFSLNRHLSRTYNFGNGVNFGDGFVEVLAATQTSGDAGKKWFQGTADAVRQFIWVFEDAKTKNVEHVLILSGDHLYRMDYMNFVQKHIESNADITVSCLPMDESRASDYGLLKIDESGQIVQFSEKPKGDDLKAMQVDTTVLGLPPKEAAELPYIASMGVYVFRKEVLLNLLRSSYPTSNDFGSEIIPLAVKEHNVQAFLFNDYWEDIGTIGSFFDANLALTEQPPKFQFYDPKTPFFTSPRFLPPTKVDKCRILDSIVSHGCFLRECSVQHSIVGIRSRVESGVELQDTMMMGADFYQTEAEIASLLAEGKVPIGVGENTKIRYLIPNKAESSVVAIHCLTSVVLCKCRNCIIDKNAKIGKNVVIANADGVEEGDRPEEGFYIRSGITVVLKNATIRDGLVL
- the LOC106367311 gene encoding glucose-1-phosphate adenylyltransferase large subunit 2, chloroplastic isoform X2, whose amino-acid sequence is MAAMMKLQCTSSSPFGLNRKVVSDSGRDSSFWGAEVVKANHLKAQSGGPQKIQTRLIRSVLTPSVDQESHEPLLRTPRADPKNVASIILGGGAGTRLFPLTSKRAKPAVPIGGCYRLIDIPMSNCINSGIRKIFILTQFNSFSLNRHLSRTYNFGNGVNFGDGFVEVLAATQTSGDAGKKWFQGTADAVRQFIWVFEDAKTKNVEHVLILSGDHLYRMDYMNFVQKHIESNADITVSCLPMDESRASDYGLLKIDESGQIVQFSEKPKGDDLKAMQVDTTVLGLPPKEAAELPYIASMGVYVFRKEVLLNLLRSSYPTSNDFGSEIIPLAVKEHNVQAFLFNDYWEDIGTIGSFFDANLALTEQPPKFQFYDPKTPFFTSPRFLPPTKVDKCRILDSIVSHGCFLRECSVQHSIVGIRSRVESGVELQDTMMMGADFYQTEAEIASLLAEGKVPIGVGENTKIRNCIIDKNAKIGKNVVIANADGVEEGDRPEEGFYIRSGITVVLKNATIRDGLVL